The window CGAACCCGATCACCCCCTCGTCTCCGATGCGGTCGCTCGCCCAGCGAATGGCGCGCATGTAGGAGTCGTACAGGCTGTTCTTGTTCGTCGCATCGGTGCGTGCCGCGAAGGTGTCCCGCACCCGGGCATCGAGCGTCGGATACTTGACGTTGGCGTTGTCGTCGTTGCCGGAGGTCTGCCCCACGGAATACGGAGGGTTCCCGACGATCACCCGGATGTCGAGGCCCTTCTGCGCCTCGGCGCGGGTGTTGTTGGTGGGGAAGACGACCTCGTCGACGAGGTCTCCGTTCTCGGTGAGCTGGAATGTGTCCGTCAGGACGATTCCGTCGAAGGGCTCATAGGCCTCGTCCGCGAGTTCGACGCCGTCGGCCGCGGCCTGGAGATCATGGAACGTGGTCTCGATGTTGATCGCGGCGATGTAGTAGGCCAGCAACAGGATCTCGTTGGCGTGCAGCTCGCTCGCGTACTTCCGGGCGAGGTCTGCCGGGTCGATGAGGCCAGACTGCAGCAGGCGCACGATGAACGTGCCCGTCCCCGTGAAGGGGTCCAGGACGTGCACTCCCTCGTCGCTGATAGACCTACCGAACTCCTGCTGGAGCACGGCGTCGACGGAGCGGAGGATGAAGTCGACGATCTCGATCGGGGTGTAGACCACGCCCATCGCGTCTGCCGTGGAAGGGAAGGCGTTCTTGAAGAAGGACTCGTACAGCTCGGTGATGATCTTCTGCTTGCCCTCGGCGTTGTCGATCCCTGCAGCGCGCAGGCGCACCGACTCGTAGAACTTCTCGAGCGATACAGCCTCGGCATCCACGTGCATCGCCGTGAGGGAGACGACCATGCGATCCATGACCTGGGAGACAGGATTGTGCGCCGTGAAGGCGTACCCCTCGAAGAGCGCATCGAACACGGGCTTGGTGATCATGTGCTGGGCGAGCATCTCGATCGCCCCGTCCCGGGAGATCGACTCGTTCAGGTTCCGGCGCAGCGCATCGAGGAACACCCCGAACTGCTGCGAAGCGGCCGTATCCGGATCGTCCACCAGCGCGGTGATACGCGTGATGTGCGCGCCGGCGATCTGGGCGATGTCCTTGGCCCACTGATCCCAGTAGGTGCGGGATCCGACCTTCTTCACCATCCGGGCATAGATCGCATTGCGCAGCTCGTCCAGCTGCGACAGCCGCAGATCCAGGCTGCCCTGCGCGGACCCCGTGCTGCCGTCGGAGCTGCCTGTGCCCTCGTCATCGGCGGGGTGCCCGATGCCGATGACATCGATCTTGCGGTCGCGGCTCTTGTTCAGCTCGACCTTGTTCACCATCGCGTCGAATCGCTCGTCGTGCGCGCGCAGAGCTTGCAGCACCTCCCAGACCACCTGGAAGTTCTTGTTGTCGTCCAGCGCCTTCTCGGGCGTGACGCCCGAAGGGACCACCACGGGAAGGATGATGTAGCCGTACTTCTTTCCCCGCGCCAGGCGCATCACGCGGCCCACGGACTGCACCACGTCCACCACGGACTTGCGAGGATTCAAGAACATCACCGCGTCCAGTGAGGGGACATCCACTCCCTCGGAGAGGCACCGAGCGTTGGACAGGACCCGGCAGGTGTCCTCGTCGGCGTCCTCCTTCAGCCAGTCCAGCAGTTCGGTGCGCTCCATGGAATTCATCGAGCCGTCCACATGCCTGGCTTCCACACCGAGCAGATCACCGGGAGCCTCGCCCTCATGGTTCTCGATGTAGGCGGAGACAACCTCGGTGAACTGGGAGGCGACCTTCTTCGAGGACTTGATGTCTCGGGCGAACGCGACGGCACGGTGCATCGGCTGAGGATCTACACCGAAGGCGTGCTCGGAGTCGCCGCGCTTGGCGAGCCCGTTCCAGCAGCCCACCAGTCGGGTCGCATCATCCAAGGAGAGCTCCCCGTTCTCGGCGAACACCTCCTGCATCGCGTCGCTGACCGCATCCTGATTGACGGTGAGGATGAGGACCTTGTAGTCGGTGAGCATGCCCAAACCGACTGCCTCCCCGAATCCGAGGCGATAGAACTCCGGTCCGAAGGTGTCCTCGTCATCCATCGACGCGAGAACCACCTTCTCCCGCTCCGCCTTCGACTTCGAGGGATCGTCATAGATGCGCGGCGTCGCGGTCATGTACAGGCGCTTCTCGGCCTTCAGGTACTCGCCGTCGTGGATGCGCACGAAGGCGGACTCCTGCGAGCCGGAGAGGGTGGCGCCGGTGGTGCGATGCGCCTCGTCGCACACCACCAGGTCGAAAGGCTCCAGGCCTGCGAGTTGCTGCGCCTGCGCGACGACATCCAGCGACTGGTACGTCGC is drawn from Brachybacterium muris and contains these coding sequences:
- a CDS encoding DEAD/DEAH box helicase gives rise to the protein MTVSAPSPMKLLDRMYNSATSTADQGTQFERFTQSFLQTDPLWATQFATVWMWDQWPEKWGHDSGIDLVAQRRDGGLTAIQCKFYDPTHRVSKGDLDKFLAASGRGGFTERLVVSTTTQWGATAEETIREQAVPVRRLGLQDFEQSRIDWATFDPDTPMALALSGASDLRPYQRTAIEDVVSGFADHDRGRLIMACGTGKTFTSLRLAEEYVGAGGSVLFLVPSIALLSQALREWSNSTSVGITSLAVCSDAKASRGRKASEDSSEISVVDLALPATTDPERLAHRMKEARTDGSGMRVVFATYQSLDVVAQAQQLAGLEPFDLVVCDEAHRTTGATLSGSQESAFVRIHDGEYLKAEKRLYMTATPRIYDDPSKSKAEREKVVLASMDDEDTFGPEFYRLGFGEAVGLGMLTDYKVLILTVNQDAVSDAMQEVFAENGELSLDDATRLVGCWNGLAKRGDSEHAFGVDPQPMHRAVAFARDIKSSKKVASQFTEVVSAYIENHEGEAPGDLLGVEARHVDGSMNSMERTELLDWLKEDADEDTCRVLSNARCLSEGVDVPSLDAVMFLNPRKSVVDVVQSVGRVMRLARGKKYGYIILPVVVPSGVTPEKALDDNKNFQVVWEVLQALRAHDERFDAMVNKVELNKSRDRKIDVIGIGHPADDEGTGSSDGSTGSAQGSLDLRLSQLDELRNAIYARMVKKVGSRTYWDQWAKDIAQIAGAHITRITALVDDPDTAASQQFGVFLDALRRNLNESISRDGAIEMLAQHMITKPVFDALFEGYAFTAHNPVSQVMDRMVVSLTAMHVDAEAVSLEKFYESVRLRAAGIDNAEGKQKIITELYESFFKNAFPSTADAMGVVYTPIEIVDFILRSVDAVLQQEFGRSISDEGVHVLDPFTGTGTFIVRLLQSGLIDPADLARKYASELHANEILLLAYYIAAINIETTFHDLQAAADGVELADEAYEPFDGIVLTDTFQLTENGDLVDEVVFPTNNTRAEAQKGLDIRVIVGNPPYSVGQTSGNDDNANVKYPTLDARVRDTFAARTDATNKNSLYDSYMRAIRWASDRIGDEGVIGFVTNGGWIEGNTAAGVRKTLGDEFSAICVFNLRGNQRTAGETSRREGGKVFGSGSRNTVAVFLLVRMKGHDDPATIHYRDIGDYLTAKDKLAIVADATVGTVPWRQITPNQHGDWINQRDEEYLTYATIGDNKNSDPQPAVFRTYSGGLKSNRDAWVYNYSSHALRKNVTRSIEFYNSEVDRASQPGYSPDYDSTKLSWNRADKSNVTHGRTIEHREAAYRVGLYRPFTQEHVYFDRAYNDMVYRLAQLFPTPKHENFGFYMTGVSSHHEFSVLGTRRLPDLHTLDTGQFFPRYTWEPLPDGELDLGLAGDIVDGYRRVDNITDEIHTLMRGRYGDGISKDDIFFFVYGLFHSPEYRERYAGELKQMLPRIPDVPAGTFQAFTAAGNKLFHLHADYENAEAYPLEVAGGEQPPIGEYS